The Juglans regia cultivar Chandler chromosome 10, Walnut 2.0, whole genome shotgun sequence genome includes the window ATTATCATTTTGTTATTGTGAGTATCTTTTGAGCTGGTTTGACATGCgcaaaagatgatgatgaatttaataagattattaattCATAGGCAATAAATAGAGGAGAGTGTATTttagagttagagagagagaacgcatttgagagagagagtattttaGAGAAAGTGAAGTTGCAGCGGggtgagaaaaaaatgaaaaataaagaaagaatttagtatatatgaatgtaaatgAAGATTTATTGCATGTCCTACATGGTGAAACTCTATTGACCGGTGTTAAAATTGGGTTTGCAACGGACCCGCCAGAGGTTTTGAAATGCCAATAAAGATCtgtaattatactaaattattagattaaatatcatattttaaaataataaatctaaagatcgataaatctaaaattttaatacataGCTGACTTGGGGTCAACtagttgtttctattttttcagaCAGTACGTCTTTAAAGTTTATGCAGAGAAACgctttagaaaaataatagatatatatcacttttataatttttgtacaattatgttttaaataaattatatttttataaaataatttataaaaataatatcacttcatataaatattcttattttaaaaaataattatataaaatattattaaaaaaaatttacatatatcattactcaatgCTTTATCTCTTCGTACTGAACACTCATTAAATAATCACATGtcacatttattattatcatttaattaaaaaagacaaaagttataaaaaaaataaatttacacaactttttattattaacacAATTTTCacttactatatatttttttaatttttattatttttgtatcaaatatttaatatataaataataaatagtagaattgtattagttttaaaaaaataaattttaaaaaaatattaaagaatttaaaatttttaaaaaatattaaagaatttaaaatttttaaaaaatatgatatatatagagattgtgtagtcttaaaaaaaaaaaaaaaaaaaaacccaaaagtaCTTCGATTAATATATGGAATCGGTACGCTGCCCAAACGAAACCATATTCGTCATATTCTTCTGCCAGAGAGCTCAGtctcagactctctctctctctctctgttctctaGCTCCAAGAAACGAAACCTGCAGGAAAAGCAGAATTTGAAGCAAAGCTATGTCTTTCATCTGGGCTTTCATGGCCAGTTGGTTCACACCCACCTCGCTTTTCGTCCTCCTCAACCTCACCATCTTCACCATCATTCTCACCTCCAGTCTCGGCTCTCAGAGAAAACCACAAGAACAGCAACAgtaccaccaccaccagcttGAGCAAGCTCCGTCCTTTCTCAACCGAGTAAGGTCGATCAACTTCTCACTCTACAAGTTCGAGCAACCCAACGCCGCAGACCCAGTCACCGAGTTTTTCCAACCCGCAGGCGTTCTCGATCACGTCGAAATTCCGTACCAGAACCCGGATCACCCTTCGACGACACAACTCACCAGGTCTCCTTCCCTCTTGGAACGCCTCAAGTCCATCAACTTCTCACTCTACAAGTTCGAGCAACCCAACGCCGCAGACCCAGTCACCGAGTTTTTCCAACCCGCAGGCGTTCTCGATCACGTCGAAACTCCGTACCAGAACCCGGATCACCCTTCGATGACACAAC containing:
- the LOC108997839 gene encoding pathogen-associated molecular patterns-induced protein A70-like isoform X1 codes for the protein MSFIWAFMASWFTPTSLFVLLNLTIFTIILTSSLGSQRKPQEQQQYHHHQLEQAPSFLNRVRSINFSLYKFEQPNAADPVTEFFQPAGVLDHVEIPYQNPDHPSTTQLTRSPSLLERLKSINFSLYKFEQPNAADPVTEFFQPAGVLDHVETPYQNPDHPSMTQLTRSPSLLERLKSINLYSLYRSDSSAMESEILHPTEPDQGTQNLKAETDNMVKRSNSDNGIGVPKRPAAEKIKKSASEKSALGSSEEIKTGRALPDEEVDAKADDFINRFKQQLRLQRLDSLLRYRELLNRNN